The DNA window ggagaagctgggattgctctcagAGCGATGAAGGTTTAAGAGGAGATTTCAAAGAGGCAGTCAACATCAAGCGGGTAGGgggggaaactatttccactggcgggAGGGGCAGTAACCAGAGGGACTCAGATTTGAGACACAGAGGGGGAAATCAGAATTtcttttttactcagtgagttgtgatctggaacgcgttgCCCAAGAGAGGGGTgggagcagattcagtagtaactttcaaaaggagaatCGGGTAAATACTTGATCAGGAACattttgcaggaatatggggaaagagcaaggaaagcggactggatggctctttcaaagagccagcacaaggacgaggggggccgaagggcctcctcctgtgctgtaagacccGAATGATGCCCCACGTGGAGCAGCCGGCTGACACTCATTTTCCAAGGCTCACCCGTTGATTGGGAGCTTGCGTGAAGGTCGTGTTTCGCTGTCTGAGCCCCAGCTTGAGCCAAGGCTTTCAGGAGAGGGTACGGCAGGAGAGGATGGGGCGGGCAGAGGAGGGCAGGGCAGTGCGGGAGAGGGTGGAAGAGAGCAGGGGAGGGTGGGGACGGGATGGTGCAGGGCATTTTTATTTGGAGTGAGTATTGGCATCACTGTGACAAACGGAGAGCTAGAGGCAGGGCATGACCGAAAGCAAACaacaaacagagtctattgaaacagggtCTAGTTATTCAGCCAACAGAATCTATTTCAACAGAGCCTCTACAAActgcagcaaacagaactcatgactgaAACTACAGCAAAGTCAACCGGTAAAAGCAGGGTAATTTCTCCAGCAATATACAGTCAGTGGAGGATAGCAAGAGAATATCCCAATTGGTGCGTGAAATCAATGCAAGTCACTTACAGCAGTGGGGTCTCCGGGTGTGACTGATGGGGAAATTACCCAATCGTCTATCTTCATTCTGTCTAAGACTTGTGGTGTCATATTACTTGTTTGGAGGGAACAAGAGGGTGGAATGTTGGCCCGGTTGCTATttttactgttttttttttctctcttttggtAGTGGGAAGAGCTTGTTGCAGTGGACAAAAGGTTCAACACGATGCGGACTTACCGAGTGTGCAACCTGGAAGTCCCAAACCAGGACAACTGGCTGCGAAGTGACTACGTACGGCGGGGGGAGGCCCAGATGGTTCACGTGGAGCTCAGGTTCACCATGAGGAACTGCAGCACCATCCCCAGCGTCGGCGGGTCCTGCCGGGAGACCTTCGCCCTCTACTACCTTGAGTCGGACTCCGAGTCCGCCCCCTCGACCAGCACTGCTGCCCAGATGAAGGCGGCCTACGTCAAGGCCCAGGATGTCACCGCCGAGCACGTCTTCTCCCTCAGTGGGATGGGCAACGTCAACAAGGCCACGGTGCCAATCGGGCCCCTGACTAAGGCCGGCTTCCGCCTGGCCTTCCGTGACCGAGGCGCCTGTGTCAACCTGCTGTCGGTGCGGGCCTCCTTCAAGAAGTGCCCGCGCACCGTCACCCAGCTGATGCGCTTTCCCGAGACTCCGACGGGGCCGGGCCTGACCACGCTGGCGTTGGCGACGGGCATGTGCGTCACCAATGCGGAAGAGGCCTCTGTCCCCCTGAAGATGTACtgcaacagcgagggagactgggtgGCGCCCGTCGGTGGGTGCAGGTGCCATCCTGGGTACCAGAGCAATGAGGAACTCACTGCTTGCACAGGTAAACAGGACCCATCGATCAATTCCCCCACACTCCAGGGTGCAAAAGGCTTTTCCAGTCTTGGTATCTCTTCCAATATTGGCCTCTTGCACAGCTGACACCAGACATCGAGGGTGTGAAAGTCCAGAGGTTATGTTGATAGCGGTAGATGAAatagaggcttgtgtggagcatagcccagttgggctgaatggcctgtttctgatgtATCTCCcgttttccatcgctccaccattggcggccgtgccttcagctgcctggggccctaaactctggaattccctccctaaacctctccacctctctctcctcctttaagacgctccttacaaCCAACCTCATTGATTGAGTTCTTGCTCACTTCTCCTAATATCCCCTtctgtagctcggtgtcaaatttttgtctaataacactcctatgaagcaccctgggacatttttACTGAGTTAAAGATGCTAcaaaaatgcaaattgttgtcaGCCAAAAAAGGTTTCTCCTTAATTCATTTTTCTCGAATGCAGCTTCGAGTTCGGGATTTTGCCCTGGGCCAGATCCACAAGGGCTGAACTTGTCCTCAAGGACAGGAAAGAAGGAAGGTGAAGGAATAGACAAGAGTCCATCGTGTTCCTTCGGCTGGCCACCCTTAGAAGGACACCACCCAGAGCCTGGGCATAGCTCAAGGGCCGCCAAATCAAACCTTGTTTCTCCTTTGAGAACCCAGGCAAGATAGGGCACTCGCAATCCAGAAAAAGCTCTACCCATCCAATTCACCATCTGTTGGCACGCCAACCCACTtttccgccccgcccccccccgccaATACTTCCATTTTAGTTGCCATTTGGAGGCGACTGTAGCATAGTGGTTAAGTTACTGGAttagtgatccagaggcccagactgatGACCCcgagacataagttcaaatcccaacacggcagctggggaatttaaattcagataACTAATAAACCCGGGATAAAAAGCTACAATCAGTAACGGTGACCGCGAAATTACTGGACTGTCATCAGGTTGTCCTCACCCGGTCTGGTctctacgtgactccagacccacagaaatgtggccagctcttaactgccctctgaaatgggctaacaagccattcagttgtattcaagaaggcagctcaccaccaccttctcaagggcaattagggattggcaataaatgcaggcctggccagcgacgcccacaacccatgaatgaatgaaaaaagattGAGATTCCTTCCTTCATCTCCCACTCTCAATGCCCCTTCCCCAGGGCTCCGAAATGGCAGACTCCTTCCCTCCCCTATCATCCACAGGCTATAAAACCCAAGCTTGGCATCACTTACCTCATCTTCTTTTCCACCTTGGCGGTGCTCTACTCCAGAGACCTGACACTAGGCCGCAACTCGGCGTTCCCGAggtaatggtattaatagaggtcttatgAAAGGTTTCAACAGGGTAGGAGCAGAGATGTTACCCCTTGTGGGGTAGGCCTTGTGatgaaatagagtgggaggaggctcttgtggagcataatgACCGGCATGGAGCAggttgggccgaacggcctgttgatgtgctgtacatcCTCTATTAGTTTAGCTGTGATTGGCATGTTGGATCAAACTGGGGGGAAAAAAATGCAGTTGCGTTTCAACCTGAGGGTAGTGAAATAAATTAGATCCACTCTCTTCTGCAGCGATCGAAGACCATGTGACCGAATCTGAGATTCCGCAGGTGGAGTCAGGGCGCGGCCCTTCCGAGAATGCAGCGGGCTGCTCCTGCAGCCAATTGGAAGGTCAGAACGCCCTACTACGAGCCAATCAGCAACTGCTGGAAGAGCAGGCCCAAGCCTTACGCGGCATGGCCCAGACGGTGCAGGCCCTCAATGCTTCCCTCCTTGCCATCCTGCAGAGGCTTGAGGCCTCACCGACAGGCCAATGATGGACTCACTCCGGGGGCCAATGACGGAGGTGGAAATTGAGGGAATCGCAGCCCCGCTCCTCCCCCGACTGTGGATTTACTTCTGGAAACTGATATTACCGGAGTTCACCCACTGGAAAATCCCCGGACGTCCCAGGACCCAATTGTTTCTTGAATGATTCTCCAATCTCCAATGCTCCTTGTGGGGCTCCTTCAAGTCCCCTTGGAAAGACCGCCAAAGTTGCCGGGGACCTCTGACCTCTCCGAAACCCCTGATCAGATTTcggcaagccccccccccccagtacacTTGCTCCCACAAGGTCCGACCCAAGATGCCAAATCGGGGTCCTCAGCCCCCTCAATTGCACATGAAAAATGGGCCAACTGCCTGAAACAGGTTTGGGCACCCAGCGAGAGGCCCTTTCAAAATGGCGGCGACATCTTCGATGGCGTGGCTGTGGCGATAAGGCTGCTGACCCCACTTTGAGGTTGTGTCGCCGGGCGAACGGAGCCCTCTGCGTGAAGAAGGACGCCCTGAAATCTAGTTTAAACCGATGCCCCTCTCGGCCTACTTTCAACAATTTAATTGCACGCGATATTCTGGGTTTACCTCCCCTGTTCACTATCTGTAGAAGGGTCCTATCTCGGTCAATGCTCAAGGCAATCCCCCAGTTGTCCCAGGCCTGTCAGATCTGACAGTTCTGGGCCCCgcccctcaggaaggatatattggccttggagggggtgcaacacagattcaccagaaagatcccggggctaaaagggttaaattatgaggatgggTTACTACATAAACCAGGCTTGTATTCCTGTATTCCCTCaattatagaagattaagggatgatctagtcGAGGTGTTCCAGATGTTAAACCCcaaaggggtcgaggacagaaccaATTtggcggttacattgctcggtgttgtctataggccactagctaatgggaaggacatggaggaacaactttgcaagaaaattacagagaggtgcaaaaattatagggtagctacaatggggaggtgggggggtggctttaattatccaaacatagactgggataatagcattgagggacaagagttccgaaaatgcgttcaggaaaattttctacagcagtatgttgctcgtccaatgagaaaggaggcactgcttgacctgattcttgggaatgaggtgggccaagtggatcaagtatcagtaggagagcgttTAGAggaaagtgatcattgtatcataaggtttaggctgactatggaaaaggacaaagaacaatccagggtaagaataattaactggaggaaggccaatttcaatggggtaagaatggagctggggtgaataaattggagtcaaaagcaggcaggaaaaccagtagctgaacaatgggctaccttcaaagaagagatagttcgggcacagtcaaggtatgttccctcgaaggggaaaagtagggcaaacaaatccggagctccctggatggcaaaagaggtagagattaagataaagaagaaaaagtgtgctcatgacagatgtcaggtagaaaatactattgagaagcaggttgAATggagaaagtccagaggggaagtgaaaaagcaaataagtgaagcaaagagagagcatgagaagagactggcagctaatattaaaggaaattccaaagttttctattgacatataaataatgaaagggtggtaaaaggaggagtggagccaattagggaccagaaaggggatttacacaatgAGGCagtgggcatagctgaggtattaaatgaat is part of the Heterodontus francisci isolate sHetFra1 chromosome 48, sHetFra1.hap1, whole genome shotgun sequence genome and encodes:
- the LOC137357309 gene encoding ephrin type-B receptor 1-like isoform X1, whose protein sequence is MEFWLFLYLVPMVGAVDEVLMNTQLEKEELNWMVTPAGGWEELVAVDKRFNTMRTYRVCNLEVPNQDNWLRSDYVRRGEAQMVHVELRFTMRNCSTIPSVGGSCRETFALYYLESDSESAPSTSTAAQMKAAYVKAQDVTAEHVFSLSGMGNVNKATVPIGPLTKAGFRLAFRDRGACVNLLSVRASFKKCPRTVTQLMRFPETPTGPGLTTLALATGMCVTNAEEASVPLKMYCNSEGDWVAPVGGCRCHPGYQSNEELTACTAIEDHVTESEIPQVESGRGPSENAAGCSCSQLEGQNALLRANQQLLEEQAQALRGMAQTVQALNASLLAILQRLEASPTGQ
- the LOC137357309 gene encoding ephrin type-B receptor 1-like isoform X2, giving the protein MEFWLFLYLVPMVGAVDEVLMNTQLEKEELNWMVTPAGGWEELVAVDKRFNTMRTYRVCNLEVPNQDNWLRSDYVRRGEAQMVHVELRFTMRNCSTIPSVGGSCRETFALYYLESDSESAPSTSTAAQMKAAYVKAQDVTAEHVFSLSGMGNVNKATVPIGPLTKAGFRLAFRDRGACVNLLSVRASFKKCPRTVTQLMRFPETPTGPGLTTLALATGMCVTNAEEASVPLKMYCNSEGDWVAPVGGCRCHPGYQSNEELTACTGCEEVGHGEEGRARRPMA